A single genomic interval of Syntrophobotulus glycolicus DSM 8271 harbors:
- the ylxM gene encoding YlxM family DNA-binding protein: MKDLARRAFLFDFYGPLLTEKQSRIWDLYYNLDYSLAEIAEGEEISRQAVHDLLKRTEKILNDYESKLLLVQKFEMEREKLARIEALLQSLERESFCSEEGWMKKQDIGFEIKQMISDTLK, translated from the coding sequence ATGAAGGATCTGGCCAGAAGGGCGTTCTTATTTGATTTTTACGGGCCTCTGCTTACTGAAAAGCAGAGCAGAATATGGGATCTATATTATAATCTGGATTATTCTCTGGCGGAGATTGCCGAGGGAGAAGAAATCAGCCGGCAGGCGGTGCATGACCTTCTGAAAAGAACGGAAAAGATCCTCAATGATTATGAAAGCAAGCTTCTTCTTGTTCAAAAATTTGAAATGGAGAGGGAAAAGCTTGCCAGAATAGAGGCTCTTTTGCAGAGTCTGGAGCGGGAGTCTTTTTGTTCGGAAGAAGGATGGATGAAAAAACAGGATATTGGATTTGAAATAAAACAGATGATCAGTGATACCTTGAAATAA